A single Pseudomonas sp. DC1.2 DNA region contains:
- the rpmF gene encoding 50S ribosomal protein L32: MAVQQNKKSRSARDMRRSHDALTASTLSVEKTTGEIHLRHHVSPEGVYRGRKVIDKGADE; encoded by the coding sequence ATGGCTGTTCAGCAGAACAAAAAATCCCGCTCTGCCCGTGACATGCGTCGTTCGCACGACGCCCTTACGGCTAGCACTCTGTCTGTAGAAAAAACCACAGGTGAAATTCACCTGCGTCACCACGTATCGCCAGAAGGCGTATACCGTGGTCGCAAAGTGATCGATAAAGGCGCTGACGAGTAA
- a CDS encoding YceD family protein, translating to MLNDPIPPHVDPRKLADRGTTLQGEVLLADLKRLCDPLSDTVGTVQAKFVFERDERKSVVIHSFIDTEVKMVCQRCLELVTLPIHSECSYAVVKEGANTQSLPKGYDVLELGEDPLDLQSLIEEELLLALPIVPAHHPEECQQPAGLDEPEPSENEITRSNPFSVLAQLKRDPNV from the coding sequence ATGTTGAATGACCCGATTCCACCTCACGTTGACCCGCGCAAATTGGCTGATCGCGGCACCACCCTTCAAGGGGAAGTGCTCCTGGCCGATTTGAAGAGACTCTGCGACCCGCTTTCCGACACTGTCGGTACGGTGCAGGCTAAATTCGTTTTTGAACGAGATGAACGTAAATCTGTGGTCATCCACAGCTTTATCGACACCGAGGTCAAAATGGTTTGCCAGCGTTGTCTTGAGCTGGTCACCCTGCCGATCCACAGCGAATGCAGTTATGCTGTGGTGAAAGAGGGTGCGAATACCCAGTCGTTGCCGAAAGGTTATGACGTGCTGGAACTGGGCGAAGATCCTTTGGATCTGCAGTCACTGATCGAGGAGGAGCTTTTGCTTGCCTTGCCCATTGTGCCTGCTCATCATCCGGAAGAATGCCAGCAGCCGGCGGGTCTCGATGAGCCCGAACCGAGCGAGAACGAGATAACGCGGTCCAACCCGTTCAGTGTATTGGCGCAGTTAAAGCGTGACCCAAACGTTTAG
- a CDS encoding nucleoside triphosphate pyrophosphatase, giving the protein MLPLLLASSSVYRRQLLARLQLSFTYSSPDIDESHRPGESAIDLVKRLAQEKAKALADSHPAHLIIGSDQVAVLGDRIIGKPHTFENAREQLLASSGTSVTFLTGLALLNSQTGHCQVDCVPFTVHMRALDTAHIERYLRTETPYDCAGSFKAEGLGVSLFQRTEGPDATALIGLPLIRLIDMLLAEGVQIP; this is encoded by the coding sequence ATGCTGCCCTTATTACTCGCTTCAAGCTCGGTATATCGCCGCCAATTACTGGCTCGCCTACAGCTGTCGTTCACGTACAGCTCACCCGATATCGACGAAAGTCATCGCCCCGGCGAGTCGGCCATTGATCTGGTAAAACGCCTCGCCCAAGAAAAAGCCAAGGCACTTGCCGATAGCCATCCCGCCCATCTGATCATCGGATCGGATCAAGTTGCGGTGCTCGGCGACAGGATTATCGGCAAACCTCACACCTTCGAAAACGCCCGCGAGCAATTGCTCGCATCAAGCGGCACCAGCGTGACTTTCCTGACCGGCCTTGCACTACTGAATAGCCAGACCGGCCACTGCCAAGTCGACTGCGTACCTTTCACGGTACACATGCGCGCACTCGACACCGCTCACATCGAACGCTACCTGCGCACCGAAACGCCCTACGACTGCGCTGGCAGCTTCAAAGCCGAAGGTTTGGGGGTGAGCCTGTTTCAACGCACAGAGGGCCCTGACGCCACCGCCCTGATCGGCCTGCCGCTAATTCGACTGATCGACATGCTACTGGCCGAAGGCGTGCAAATCCCTTAA
- the sppA gene encoding signal peptide peptidase SppA, with translation MTDEWKAPAKASAEGGDEKSWKLLEKTLLAGVQEQRRSRRWGIFFKLLTFVYLFVALVMFTPLMDMEKSATRGSGYTALINVTGVIADKESASADNIVGSLRSAFEDTKVKGVILRINSPGGSPVQSGYVYDEIVRLRALHPQVKVYAVISDLGASGAYYIASAADQIYADKASLVGSIGVTAAGYGFVGTMEKLGVERRTYTSGEHKSFLDPFQPQKPDETQFWQGVLDTTHQQFINSVKKGRGDRLKDKEHPELFSGLVWSGEQALPLGLIDGLGNASSVARDVIGEKELVDFTVQESTFDRFSKKLGASVAEQLAMWMGFQGPALR, from the coding sequence ATGACCGACGAATGGAAAGCGCCTGCCAAGGCAAGCGCTGAAGGCGGTGACGAGAAGAGCTGGAAGCTGCTGGAAAAAACGCTGCTGGCTGGCGTGCAGGAGCAGCGCCGCTCACGTCGCTGGGGGATTTTCTTCAAGCTGCTGACGTTTGTGTACCTGTTTGTCGCGTTGGTGATGTTTACGCCGCTGATGGACATGGAAAAAAGCGCCACTCGCGGTTCCGGCTATACCGCGCTGATCAACGTGACCGGTGTGATTGCCGATAAAGAGTCGGCGAGCGCCGACAATATCGTTGGCAGTCTGCGTTCGGCTTTCGAAGATACCAAGGTCAAGGGCGTGATTCTGCGCATCAACAGCCCGGGTGGCAGTCCGGTGCAGTCGGGTTATGTGTATGACGAGATTGTTCGTTTGCGCGCTCTGCACCCTCAGGTCAAGGTTTATGCGGTGATTTCCGATCTGGGCGCTTCTGGTGCTTATTACATTGCGAGTGCGGCAGACCAAATCTACGCCGACAAGGCCAGCCTGGTGGGTTCGATTGGTGTGACGGCGGCCGGTTACGGGTTTGTCGGGACCATGGAGAAGCTAGGGGTTGAGCGTCGCACCTACACCTCGGGCGAGCACAAGTCGTTCCTTGATCCGTTTCAGCCGCAGAAGCCTGATGAAACTCAATTCTGGCAGGGTGTGCTTGATACCACCCACCAGCAATTCATTAATAGCGTGAAGAAGGGGCGTGGCGATCGCCTCAAGGATAAGGAACATCCTGAGTTGTTCTCCGGGTTGGTCTGGTCGGGTGAGCAGGCCTTGCCGCTCGGCTTGATCGACGGTCTGGGTAATGCCAGTTCAGTCGCTCGTGATGTGATTGGCGAAAAAGAATTGGTCGACTTTACTGTTCAGGAATCAACGTTCGATCGCTTCTCGAAAAAGCTTGGCGCGAGTGTGGCTGAGCAGTTGGCGATGTGGATGGGTTTTCAGGGGCCAGCATTGCGCTGA
- a CDS encoding HAD-IA family hydrolase codes for MHPSEYKLLIFDWDGTLADSIGRIVEAMHVASQRSGFQLCDDFAVKGIIGLGLPEAIRTLYPQISHAELVRFREHYADHYIASEAVPSPLFEGVVESMAAFRADGYHLAVATGKARRGLDRVLKAHGWENYFDITCAADETASKPDPLMLEQILAHCDVRPEHALMVGDSSFDLQMARNAGMDSVAVSYGAQSIEALKLFEPRLSIDRFSELRAWLRQA; via the coding sequence GTGCACCCATCTGAATACAAATTGCTGATCTTTGACTGGGACGGCACGCTGGCTGACTCCATTGGCCGGATTGTCGAGGCCATGCACGTTGCGTCCCAGCGTTCCGGGTTTCAGTTGTGCGATGATTTTGCAGTCAAAGGCATTATCGGGCTGGGGTTGCCGGAGGCGATCCGCACGTTGTACCCGCAGATCAGTCACGCTGAGCTGGTCAGGTTCCGTGAACACTACGCCGATCACTACATTGCGTCCGAGGCGGTGCCTTCCCCGCTGTTTGAGGGTGTTGTCGAGTCGATGGCGGCGTTTCGTGCTGACGGTTATCACCTGGCGGTCGCGACCGGCAAAGCGCGTCGTGGGCTGGACCGGGTGTTGAAGGCGCACGGTTGGGAAAATTATTTTGATATCACCTGTGCTGCTGATGAAACTGCCAGTAAACCTGACCCTCTTATGCTTGAGCAGATTCTGGCGCATTGCGATGTGCGTCCGGAGCACGCGCTGATGGTTGGGGATTCGTCCTTCGATCTACAGATGGCGCGCAACGCTGGCATGGATTCTGTGGCGGTCAGCTATGGCGCCCAATCTATAGAGGCGCTGAAGTTGTTCGAGCCGCGACTGTCGATTGATCGTTTTTCAGAATTGCGCGCCTGGCTACGTCAGGCTTAA
- the rluC gene encoding 23S rRNA pseudouridine(955/2504/2580) synthase RluC encodes MTTTAPPTPAVQLLEVSPEYAGQRIDNFLLARLKGVPKTLIYRILRKGEVRVNKGRIKPEYKLQAGDIVRVPPVRVPERDEPVPLAQGLLQRLEASIVFEDKALIVINKPCGIAVHGGSGLTYGVIEAFRQLRPDCKELELVHRLDRDTSGLLMIAKKRSMLRHLHTALRGDGIDKRYMALVRGNWAASIKQVRAPLGKSNLRSGERMVEVDEEEGKESVTVFKVLRRFGDFATLIEAKPITGRTHQIRVHTLHAGHCIAGDTKYGDDDFSKEIRDLGGKRLFLHAYMLTVPLPDGGELKLQAPVDDMWAKTVERLSAPI; translated from the coding sequence ATGACGACTACAGCCCCTCCGACCCCAGCCGTACAACTGCTGGAGGTCTCGCCGGAATATGCCGGCCAGCGCATTGATAACTTCCTTCTCGCCCGGCTCAAGGGTGTGCCCAAGACCTTGATTTACCGCATTTTGCGCAAGGGCGAAGTGCGCGTTAACAAGGGACGGATCAAACCCGAATATAAGCTGCAAGCGGGCGATATCGTGCGCGTGCCGCCGGTTCGCGTGCCTGAGCGCGACGAGCCTGTGCCGTTGGCGCAGGGTCTTTTGCAGCGCCTCGAAGCCTCGATTGTCTTCGAAGACAAAGCGCTGATTGTGATCAACAAACCTTGCGGAATTGCGGTTCATGGTGGCAGTGGCTTGACCTACGGCGTGATCGAAGCTTTTCGTCAGTTGCGTCCAGATTGCAAAGAGCTCGAACTGGTTCACCGCCTCGACCGTGATACTTCCGGCCTTCTGATGATTGCCAAAAAGCGCAGTATGTTGCGTCATTTGCACACGGCGTTGCGTGGCGATGGCATCGATAAGCGTTATATGGCGTTGGTGCGCGGTAACTGGGCGGCGTCAATAAAACAAGTTCGTGCGCCGCTGGGCAAGAGCAATCTGCGCTCTGGCGAGCGCATGGTTGAGGTCGACGAGGAAGAGGGTAAGGAGTCTGTGACCGTGTTTAAGGTCCTGCGGCGCTTCGGCGACTTTGCCACCCTGATCGAAGCCAAGCCGATCACCGGACGGACTCACCAGATTCGCGTTCACACGCTGCACGCTGGGCACTGTATTGCTGGCGACACCAAGTATGGCGATGACGATTTCAGCAAGGAAATTCGTGACTTGGGCGGAAAGCGTTTGTTCTTGCACGCCTACATGCTGACCGTGCCGCTGCCTGATGGTGGAGAGTTGAAGTTGCAGGCGCCGGTGGATGATATGTGGGCTAAAACCGTGGAGCGCCTGAGTGCACCCATCTGA
- the rne gene encoding ribonuclease E, with amino-acid sequence MKRMLINATQPEELRVALVDGQRLYDLDIESGAREQKKANIYKGRITRIEPSLEAAFVDFGSERHGFLPLKEISREYFKKAPEGRVNIKDVLTEGQEVIVQVEKEERGNKGAALTTFISLAGRYLVLMPNNPRAGGISRRIEGEERNELREALNGLVAPADMGLIVRTAGLGRSSEEMQWDLDYLLQLWTAIKEASLDRSAPFLIYQESNVIIRAIRDYLRQDIGEVLIDSVEAQDEALTFIRQVMPQYASKIKLYEDSVPLFNRFQIESQIETAFQRVVELPSGGSIVIDPTEALVSIDINSARATKGSDIEETALQTNLEAAEEIARQLRLRDIGGLIVIDFIDMTPAKNQRAVEEKVRECLEADRARVQVGRISRFGLLEMSRQRLRPSLGESSGIVCPRCNGTGIIRDVESLSLAILRLIEEEALKDRTAEVRAQVPIPVAAFLLNEKRNSITKIELRTRARIVILPNDHLETPHFEVQRLRDDSPEAHVNQSSYEIAAAAAEVEEVQPAAATRTLVRQEAAVKTAPVRANAPVPTEVAAPAPVAAPAAVPEPSLFKGLVKSLVSLFATKEEPVAPVVVEKPATERPARNEERRNGRQQSRNRNGRRDEERKPREERAPREERAPREERQPREAREETSTPVVAREERAPRASREERAPRAPREDRKPRGDREERPVRELREPLDAPAAPVAATAVAAAEERPARQPREERAPRAPREERQPRAEQAAAAVTEEEELTTNEEQLQDDGQDNAEGDRPRRRSRGQRRRSNRRERQRDANGNVIEGSEESESAEGEASESNEAPSAADLAAGLAVTAAVASTVISAPAEAQAHEQAERATAAVQETAPVEAPVVEATTPVEAPAAPEVEVAPVREAQPEVQAVAEPAVVAEPMIVAEPVVETVSETVTETVREVREEQTAFNWVAEPAAAEPVIEAPAPVVEATVVETPVAPAIIAEPVVAAEPAPVVEAPVAAEVIAPVVEAAPVSALTENGRAPNDPREVRRRQREAKEAALAAAAAPAAVEPAAAVAEVVEAAPAPAAEVTAEPADAVIHEAPRSVQEEVEQHEQALEKEHEPKPLV; translated from the coding sequence ATGAAAAGAATGCTGATTAACGCAACTCAACCCGAAGAGTTGCGTGTTGCACTGGTAGATGGCCAACGCCTCTACGACCTGGACATCGAATCCGGTGCACGCGAGCAGAAGAAGGCCAACATCTATAAAGGCCGGATTACTCGCATCGAACCAAGCCTTGAGGCTGCCTTTGTCGATTTCGGCTCTGAGCGCCACGGCTTCCTGCCCCTCAAAGAAATCTCCCGCGAATACTTCAAGAAAGCCCCTGAAGGCCGCGTGAACATTAAGGACGTCTTGACCGAAGGCCAGGAAGTCATTGTTCAGGTAGAAAAAGAAGAACGTGGCAACAAGGGCGCAGCCCTGACCACCTTCATCAGCCTGGCCGGTCGTTACCTCGTCCTGATGCCGAACAACCCGCGTGCCGGCGGCATCTCCCGTCGCATTGAAGGCGAAGAGCGCAATGAGTTGCGTGAAGCCCTGAATGGTCTGGTAGCACCAGCCGACATGGGCCTGATCGTCCGCACTGCCGGCCTTGGCCGCAGCAGCGAAGAAATGCAATGGGACCTCGACTACCTGCTGCAGCTCTGGACCGCGATCAAAGAAGCTTCGCTGGACCGTTCCGCGCCATTCCTGATCTACCAGGAAAGCAACGTGATCATCCGCGCTATCCGCGATTACCTGCGCCAGGACATTGGCGAAGTGTTGATCGACAGCGTTGAAGCCCAGGACGAAGCCCTGACCTTCATTCGCCAGGTAATGCCGCAGTACGCCAGCAAGATCAAGCTGTACGAAGACAGCGTTCCGCTGTTCAACCGTTTCCAGATCGAAAGCCAGATTGAGACCGCCTTCCAGCGCGTCGTCGAACTGCCTTCCGGTGGTTCCATCGTTATCGATCCAACCGAAGCACTGGTGTCCATCGACATCAACTCGGCGCGCGCTACCAAAGGCAGCGACATCGAAGAAACCGCCCTGCAGACCAACCTTGAAGCTGCCGAAGAAATCGCCCGTCAGTTGCGCCTGCGCGACATCGGCGGCCTGATCGTCATCGACTTCATCGACATGACCCCTGCCAAAAACCAGCGCGCCGTGGAAGAGAAAGTCCGCGAATGCCTGGAGGCCGACCGCGCTCGCGTGCAAGTCGGTCGCATCTCGCGCTTCGGCCTTCTGGAAATGTCGCGTCAGCGTCTGCGTCCATCGCTCGGCGAAAGCAGCGGCATCGTTTGCCCGCGCTGCAACGGCACCGGCATTATCCGTGACGTTGAATCGCTGTCTCTGGCGATTCTGCGCTTGATTGAAGAAGAAGCACTGAAAGACCGCACCGCCGAAGTGCGCGCCCAAGTGCCGATCCCGGTCGCTGCATTCTTGCTTAACGAAAAACGCAACTCGATCACCAAGATCGAACTGCGCACTCGCGCCCGCATCGTCATCCTGCCGAACGATCACCTCGAAACGCCGCACTTCGAAGTTCAGCGTCTGCGCGATGACAGCCCGGAAGCGCACGTCAATCAGTCCAGCTACGAAATCGCTGCCGCTGCCGCTGAAGTAGAAGAAGTCCAGCCAGCCGCCGCGACCCGTACCCTGGTTCGCCAGGAAGCTGCGGTCAAGACTGCGCCGGTACGTGCCAATGCTCCGGTTCCGACCGAAGTTGCCGCGCCTGCCCCGGTTGCTGCACCGGCTGCCGTGCCAGAGCCTAGCCTGTTCAAAGGCCTGGTGAAGTCGCTGGTCAGCCTGTTCGCTACCAAGGAAGAGCCTGTCGCGCCGGTTGTTGTTGAGAAGCCAGCCACAGAGCGTCCGGCCCGTAACGAAGAGCGTCGTAATGGTCGTCAACAGAGCCGCAACCGTAATGGTCGCCGCGATGAAGAACGCAAGCCTCGCGAGGAACGTGCTCCGCGTGAAGAACGCGCACCACGCGAAGAGCGCCAACCACGCGAAGCCCGTGAAGAGACCAGCACTCCAGTCGTTGCTCGCGAAGAGCGCGCTCCACGCGCCTCTCGTGAAGAACGTGCGCCGCGCGCTCCACGTGAAGATCGCAAACCACGTGGCGATCGCGAAGAGCGTCCGGTTCGTGAATTGCGCGAACCACTGGATGCTCCGGCTGCTCCAGTTGCTGCGACTGCTGTCGCCGCCGCTGAAGAGCGTCCAGCACGCCAGCCACGCGAAGAACGCGCACCACGCGCACCGCGTGAAGAACGTCAACCGCGTGCCGAACAAGCCGCTGCTGCCGTAACAGAAGAAGAAGAGCTGACCACCAACGAAGAGCAGTTGCAGGACGATGGCCAGGACAACGCCGAAGGCGATCGTCCACGCCGCCGCTCCCGTGGCCAGCGTCGTCGCAGCAACCGTCGCGAGCGTCAACGTGATGCCAACGGCAACGTGATCGAAGGTTCGGAAGAATCCGAATCCGCCGAAGGCGAAGCCAGCGAAAGCAACGAAGCGCCAAGCGCTGCCGATCTGGCCGCTGGCCTGGCTGTAACAGCAGCCGTTGCCAGCACCGTGATCAGCGCACCGGCTGAAGCCCAGGCTCACGAGCAGGCCGAACGCGCCACCGCTGCCGTGCAGGAAACTGCCCCGGTAGAAGCGCCAGTTGTTGAAGCAACTACTCCGGTAGAAGCTCCAGCCGCTCCCGAAGTTGAAGTGGCGCCGGTTCGTGAAGCACAGCCTGAAGTTCAAGCTGTTGCAGAGCCTGCTGTCGTCGCTGAGCCAATGATTGTCGCCGAACCGGTTGTAGAAACTGTTAGCGAAACAGTGACTGAAACTGTGCGCGAAGTGCGTGAAGAGCAAACCGCGTTCAACTGGGTTGCCGAGCCAGCCGCCGCCGAGCCAGTGATCGAAGCACCAGCGCCAGTCGTTGAAGCTACGGTTGTTGAAACTCCGGTGGCGCCAGCGATCATCGCCGAACCCGTTGTTGCTGCTGAGCCAGCTCCGGTGGTTGAAGCACCGGTTGCAGCCGAAGTGATTGCGCCAGTCGTCGAAGCCGCCCCGGTCAGTGCCTTGACCGAAAATGGCCGTGCGCCGAACGACCCGCGTGAAGTACGTCGTCGCCAGCGCGAAGCGAAGGAAGCTGCACTGGCTGCCGCCGCGGCACCTGCTGCTGTCGAGCCAGCAGCGGCCGTCGCTGAAGTGGTCGAGGCAGCACCTGCCCCCGCGGCCGAAGTCACTGCCGAACCGGCTGACGCGGTGATTCACGAAGCACCACGCTCCGTTCAGGAAGAGGTAGAGCAACATGAGCAAGCCCTGGAAAAAGAGCACGAGCCTAAACCCCTCGTCTGA
- a CDS encoding nucleotidyltransferase family protein, protein MSEAIGIVVLAAGQGSRFRQVAGAEKDKLLADCNGRDSGVRSVIEQVLFGLPSSFERRVLVTTEDRLQVIRMAQAYGYEVVLIESTGMGDTIAAGVAACSQLDGWLIVLGDMPFILPSSIERVAAGIADDCISVPVYQGECGHPVGFGRSFGPGLMGLSGDRGAKPLFAQSRVVKVTLDDPGVLWDVDVPEALIFK, encoded by the coding sequence ATGAGTGAGGCCATTGGCATCGTCGTGCTGGCGGCGGGGCAGGGCAGTCGGTTTCGGCAGGTGGCGGGTGCCGAAAAGGACAAGTTACTGGCCGACTGTAACGGTCGCGACAGTGGTGTGCGGTCGGTCATCGAGCAGGTGCTGTTTGGTTTGCCGTCGTCCTTTGAGCGGCGCGTACTGGTCACTACCGAGGATCGCCTGCAAGTGATTCGCATGGCCCAGGCGTATGGATACGAAGTCGTGCTGATTGAGTCCACGGGCATGGGCGACACCATTGCGGCAGGTGTTGCCGCGTGTTCGCAGCTTGATGGCTGGCTGATTGTGCTGGGGGACATGCCGTTCATTCTGCCGTCGAGTATCGAGCGGGTGGCGGCTGGGATTGCGGACGATTGCATCAGCGTGCCGGTGTACCAGGGCGAATGTGGGCATCCAGTTGGGTTCGGACGCAGCTTTGGCCCTGGGTTGATGGGGTTGTCGGGTGATCGTGGGGCCAAGCCCTTGTTCGCTCAGTCGAGGGTGGTCAAGGTGACGCTGGACGATCCTGGCGTTTTGTGGGACGTAGATGTGCCTGAGGCGTTGATCTTTAAGTAG
- a CDS encoding XdhC family protein, with the protein MDSVDLNVLRSVLEWRRAGQRVVLYSVVQTWGTAPRAPGAMLALREDGVVIGSVSGGCVEDDLIARLHDGRIPVDGPPVQLITYGVTREEAARFGLPCGGTLRLTEERVGDPEWVAELLARCEAHEIVARSLDLATGHVVLQPSNKTDTLSFDGETLRAIYGPRWRLLLIGAGQLSRYVAEMARLLDFEVLICDPRTEFVYGWEEQHGRFVSGMPDEAVLNIQTDERTAIVALTHDPRLDDMALLTALDSKAFYVGALGSRVNSLKRRDNLAQLGLSQQAIDRLHGPIGLHIGSHTPAEIALSLLAEIVAIKNGVELKQKKPLSVAQ; encoded by the coding sequence ATGGACAGCGTCGATCTGAACGTCCTGCGCAGCGTGCTTGAATGGCGCCGTGCCGGTCAGCGAGTGGTGTTGTACAGCGTGGTTCAGACCTGGGGGACCGCGCCTCGGGCGCCGGGTGCCATGTTGGCCTTGCGTGAAGACGGCGTGGTGATTGGCTCTGTATCGGGTGGCTGTGTCGAGGATGATCTGATTGCGCGGCTGCACGATGGGCGTATTCCAGTCGATGGGCCGCCCGTGCAATTGATCACTTACGGTGTCACTCGTGAGGAGGCGGCGCGGTTCGGTCTGCCGTGTGGTGGCACGTTGCGCCTGACCGAGGAGCGTGTCGGCGATCCGGAGTGGGTGGCTGAGTTGCTGGCGCGCTGTGAGGCGCATGAAATCGTCGCGAGGTCGCTGGATCTTGCCACCGGTCACGTGGTTTTGCAGCCATCAAACAAGACCGACACGCTGAGTTTTGATGGCGAAACGTTGCGCGCCATTTACGGTCCACGCTGGCGCTTGCTGTTGATCGGCGCCGGGCAGCTTTCCCGTTATGTCGCTGAAATGGCCCGGTTGCTGGATTTTGAAGTGCTGATCTGCGACCCGCGTACTGAGTTCGTTTACGGCTGGGAAGAGCAGCATGGCCGTTTCGTTTCAGGCATGCCGGACGAGGCGGTGCTGAATATCCAAACCGACGAACGCACGGCCATCGTCGCCTTGACTCACGACCCACGCTTGGATGACATGGCGCTGCTCACGGCGCTGGACTCCAAGGCGTTTTATGTCGGGGCACTGGGGTCGCGGGTCAACAGCCTGAAGCGTCGGGACAACCTGGCTCAATTGGGCTTGTCGCAACAGGCCATCGACCGGCTGCATGGTCCGATCGGTCTGCACATCGGTAGCCACACCCCGGCGGAGATTGCGTTGTCGCTGTTGGCGGAAATCGTAGCGATCAAGAATGGCGTTGAACTGAAGCAGAAAAAGCCGTTATCGGTGGCCCAATGA